ggacaactctccaaaaaaaggaaaaggtcaTTAATTAGCACACATTCCACTCTTACATATTAATACTTAAATAGGAAAATTATGTCCAAGTATACAGAGTATTAAGCCCATACATATCTGTTATGCAcccagattcattgaatctgaggctattatggatcggataccttaatcAGTTGGCTGTGCTGAAAAACAAGAGGTCTACGGGCCTTAACGTAAGGTACTGTCCAAGTTGGCAACTAGAAATGTTTCTGGCATCCATAATTTTATCGTTATTGTTAATCTTGTTAAAATTACTGTATTTTGTTTGTCACAAATTGATTTgccatattttttctttctgctGTTTATCCTTTAAAGTAAGCTATTTTCCTTGTtgtttaaacatattaaatgtttattaatgttGCAATCTATTTACAGCAAatgaatttacatatttttgaaaaggtgTTCTCATATGTTGCATtaccggtgtcatataatattttgataccgcgaaatattgaacccgggttcaatatattatgcgatattatgaacccgggttcaaaatatcgctgcgatatattgaacccccccataaaatattgaaccccgggctcaaaatattatggtcgcgatattttgaaacccTCTCGAATTTTCATTGCtcttggagagggggttcaaaatattatggccgcgatatattgaaccccctactgtttccaatttcctttggagagggggttcaaaatattatggctgcgatatattgaaccccctacctatttccaattccctttggggagggggttcaaaatattatggctgcgatattttgaacccccctccatttttattgctattggagagggggttcaaaatattatggccgtgaTAATTTGAACCCCCCTTaatttttaaggcgtcgagctaatgctcggcagccttctagcgatcgtctggattggcaatcgtccaaaaattcacgcgctgcaccgccttttaaatgcgcataagaaataagttcctAAAAGTATTCAACGTAttgcaagattttttttccatttattcaactaaattgtgtacaaaaaaacccaactttgcctccctggtgattgacaactcattgcataagaataaatttgcttaatcaagaaatggcggatgaatacaatcagGCCTAAGTGTAAAGATTCACtagatattattttagtttatcgcttacattttaattggagaccgtgcccgatagaaataacattttagatgtaaatttatttgttatcgggcacggtctccaaaataaatgtaagcgataaacgtatctAGTAATTTCGTTGCAAAAAGTAAACTCGATAATGCAGTTAGTTTGGTCGAGCATTatagatagcacgtgttgtggatttgtttgtaaacaaccataccataggaaatcttgtttcaaacgggcattgaaataaataaatgtatgttttattattataattagggacacactgttaatgtattcaaattatgaacctATGAAAgttgttcaaagactgtttgaagcagaaagaaacaaattatttttgaactttgaaatttcttcgatttttgcaattatgatgagttattgtattaaaaaagcaCCACTACctatttttataagaaaatataccgatttttgtttttaaagcagcagAAAACATAATTCAGATACTTTCTATTCTAAGTctaatatcatttgatatgactattagtacagaaattcaaattattggtatcattctatataaaagaaaaaaatgtcagctcgacgcctttgtggccgttccggcctttgattcattgctattggagaaggggttcaaatattccctttgaagagggggttcaaaatattatggctgcgatatattgaaccccctacctatttccaattccctttggggagggggttcaaaatattatggctgcgatatattgaaccccctactgtttccaatttcttttggagagggggttcaaaatattatggccgtgaTAATTTGAACCCCCCtcaatttttcattgctattggagaaggggttcaaatattccctttgaagagggggttcaaaatattatggctgcaatatattgaaccccctacctatttccaattcctattggagagggggttcaaaatattatggccgcgatatattgaaccccctacctatttccaatttccatcggagagggggttcaaaatattatggctgcgatattttgaacccccctccattttttattgctattggagagggggttcaaaatattatggctgcgatatattgaaccccctactgtttccaatttcctttggagagggggttcaaaatattatggctgcgatatattgaaccccctacctatttccaattcctattggagagggggttcaaaatatggccgcgatatattgaaccccctacctatttccatcggagagggggttcaaaatattatggctgcgatattttggacccccctccattttttattgctattggagagggggttcaaaatattatggctgcgatatattgaaccccctactgtttccaatttccttgggagagggggttcaaaatattatggctgcgatatattgaaccccctactgtttccaatttcctttggagagggggttcaaaatattatggctgcgatatattgaaccccctactgtttccaattcctattggagagggggttcaaaatattatggctgcgatatattgaaccccctactgtttccaatttcctttggagagggggttcaaaatattatggctgcgatatattgaaccccctactgtttccaatttcctttggagagggggttcaaaatattatggctgcgatatattgaaccccctacctatttccaatttccattggagagggggttcaaaatattatggctgcgatattttgaacccctctccattttttattgctattggagagggggttcaaaatattatggctgcgatatattgaacccccttttgtttccaatttcctttggcggccataatattttgaaccccctatccaatgggaattggaaaaaggtagggggttcaatatatcacagccataatattttgaaccccctctccaatagcaatgaaaaatagagggggttcgaaatatcgcggccataatattttgaaccccctatccaatgggaattggaaaaatagaggggggttcaatatatcgcagccataatattttgaagcCCCTCTCCAAaggcaatgaaaaatagaggggggttcaaaataccgtggccataatattttgaaccccctctccaatgggaattggaaaaatagagggggttcaaaatattgtggccataatattttgaaccccctctccaatagcaatgaaaaatagaggggggttcaaaatatcgcggccataatattttgaaccccctatccaatgggaattggaaaaaggtagggggttcaatatatcgcagccataatattttgaaccccctctccaatagcaatgaaaaatagaggggggttcaaaatatcgcggccataatattttgaaccccctctccaatgggaattggaaaaatagagggggttcaaaatattgcggccataatattttgaaccccctctccaatagcaatgaaaaaaaaaggggggttcaaaatatcgcggccataatattttgaaccccctatccaatgggaattggaaaaaggtagggggttcaatatatcgcagccataatattttgaaccccctctccaataccaatgaaaaaaagaggggggttcaaaatatcgcggccataaaatattgaacctgggttcaatattttatgggggggttcaatatatcgcagcgatattttgaacccgggttcaatatatcgcggggttcaaaatattatatgacaccggtaataattacaatgtatgtacatgtattaaattatagTAACGTTAGCATTGCCCTATATAAACTTCTTCGGTAGATTGGAAGAAATTATGCTTCCCattgaaaatgtgaaataaaatttgatgaaaGGAATGTTACGAACTTCTTAGAATTCTCATAAACAGGAATACTAAtcttatttgaaaatcaaagaaTGACAGTCACTTTATGTTAAGTAAATTCTAATCAGTCTTTCTGGGGAAAGACTGCATCatctttgcatttttaaagttttgtgaTTACCTCTAAAAGTTGTGAAGATGACGGCATTTACATGATTAATCTGAAAATGTAGCATTGTCAATTTCTAAGTGAAATTTGTTTATGACTTTACAGGTCATGAGGAGGTGTGGCATGGTTCCATAGACATCATTTTACTTTCCAATGGTGGAATACCAGAGACTGCTGCTTCTTATTTTAATGACAGCCAGGGCTTAGTAGCAGTTGCATCCCATAAATATGGTATGATAGGggtgttaatttttattaaatacatctAAAGACTATAACTTTGATATTATATGATTACTTGCAATCCCAAAATTATCAACACAGTAGCGCAGGATGTACAGTATATGCATGGATATCCAACTTCACACCAGAGGGTATACAGTGGTAACAACattattgttgacaagccaatcgtgttaaatagttcgtgtaacgtgggtgatcgttcgtgtaacgtgcgtgttcgtgcgtgattgtgcggttttttcgttttgtaattttttttacggaatgtcaggatttattcttaaaacaacgacaagtagtttttgtaaaacaatgtgaattttaaactttttttgtatagAAGAACATTGATTGTTAACATTCATTCTCTCTATCGTGGTTAAATACATTTATCTAGTATTTCCACAGCTTATTCAATCCTTTGTTcggtcgagttagttttgcataaTGTTATAGTCAGCCTCTATCAAGCATCCATTGTGTCttgacacataattttaatcatattagcaATAGCGGCACGTTGAATGAAAGCAGCCAAGCTTACCCACTCCccgttttaaactaaacgattatccccaacgtttttttttcaaatgataatacGATACGCATTCCTATCtgaacatttgtttgaaataaaaaaatttatagatgcttaaaaatttagaaaaaaatatgtactgtaaataatgaaaatattcaatgtgTATAATCGAAATTCTATGAAACAAGGTGACAAATTTACCTCTATTCCGCATAATCAAATCGTACGTAAGGGAACTGGATTACATAACAGTCAActcgtatgtaaataatttcgtaTAGTTAGtgcattatcttcatttcatTTACACTTAAGTTATAATTTGTTATGGagacaaaaaattgtatttgtgtatgaatcatatattttttttttgtatggatgtgtaaattgtttactcgtaaaatataaaacagtgcaTTACTACTGTACATGTcgcttttcaataaaacacaaacataaagcaatacaaattaaagcaatatgttttcttaattctaatcttaaaaattgattttgattttgcgtgtttaatggtgtagaaATGCTCGGTtgcgtgttttatcgtttttgttcgtgtatcatgaaaattcagtaagttagtgatcgtgcgtgtatcgtgcgtgttcgtttgtgtatcgtgcatgatcgttcgtgtatcagaaacgtgcgtgtcgtttgtcaacaataacgttgctacTACTGTATTTGAATCTGGCTGATTTGGCAACTCATGTAATGTGATGTAACTAGGTCAACACCCTCTTCAGGACAACAAGTAGAAATCAACCTACAAGAGTATATATAATgacctctttttttttggtattttcaaAACATCCTAAAGATTGGATTGCCCCTAGTTTCAAAAACTGCATTTAAACATgaatacaaaatttgtgcaattcatacaaaattttattattttgtaaggaAAGTTTTGTTGACCTTGTGATGTTATTTctagtttaacatatatatttttttcatttaaataaataaaatttaactgTATTAAAATGCACATTACTCTATTATTTCAACACTGaagtaaataattattatagttGTGAAATATGGCAAACTTTAGCAAGTCTTCAGGTTTTGCTatggattttaatatttaaaacgaAATCTGAACTTATAAGACTGAAATCTTTTATGACCTTTTTGTTGTCTTTGTTCTATGCAGATTCTGAAGCAATTTAAGAAATTAACCATGAGGAAAATATCACTAAGCTTATTTTAGGTCACAAAAATTACACTACAGTTTTGCTTAGTGTTGTTAGTTCTTTCAGATGCAATATGAATAAAATCAGGTCCTTTGATCCACTTGTAAATATTGCTCTATAGAATCCTAGGTAAAGCAGGCAGTCATATCCAAATAACCTTAAAGATATCCAATCAAATTCTTGCTGGTAAGTTTTTGCCAGTGATTtggaacttttattttttttactttataagaAAAGACAAACATTACTGAGAGACAATCAAATGTGAAGTATGTATCCAAAATTtacattgatttgtttttacttGTCTAATGCAGTCTGAAGACAGAACTGCtgattctttttctttctcCATGTTTTCATAAGAAGTCCTGATATGTAGTTCAAGATATgcaaatttaaagaatttgtggtatatacaagtatttatatttgaaaGGTCATGGGCATGACCTTCTATTCCATTACTTCAATAACTACCGTAATAAAAGTTAGTCTAAATTATGTAAATGTAACTGAGAAGATGATGGATCTTATTCTAATCATGTTACCCTAGATCTGTTTTACTTTTTAGACCTGCTTTAAAAAGCATgttacaatttgtgagattacacTTTTCATGTTTTGAATCTCTTAAAATATCTTGGCTAGAAGGGAAATTTTGTTGCATcttatgaaataaaacttttcaaCAGACTTGCATCATTGCCAGCCAATGGTCCAATCTGTTATTCTCATATCTCTATGTTTTGTGCAGAGTTTGAACATATCTTGATAAGCCAAAGTTAGAGAATTCAAaataggataaaaaaaatttcagtaaaCATTCGAACCTATGAGTCTTTCATCTCATTTCAGattgtgaatataaaacagATGAGGAATACTCAGAAAGGAGGACTTCTGAAAGAAAACCTTCATTGTCATGTGCTGAAAGTAGAGCTATAGCTCAAACAATTGTCTTTTCCTTTTGCCAAAGAAAAAAGCATccacatttttcaaatttcttaattCCAAACATTTTCATATCTCCCAAGGATTTTCGAATCATCATGTATGATTCAGTGAATGACATTTTAATATGCAGTGCCCCATTACCAATTTTCCAACCCCATCCATCGAAATCCCTGCAGATTGCATCCATTATAATTCTGTGGATGGTTTTACATCATAGAATGTTTTGTGGAGAAATAGACACTTCATCGATCATGGGAACAGTTAATGAAATGAAGGAAATCCAATCAAATTTCAAAGACAGGgccaaagaaaaatttaatatttatattaatgcaTTAACATTTGGTGTTAATGAGTTCCCTTTAGTTCCAAGAGAATCATTTCCATCATATGAATTACTTGGATTTGG
The nucleotide sequence above comes from Magallana gigas chromosome 2, xbMagGiga1.1, whole genome shotgun sequence. Encoded proteins:
- the LOC105343305 gene encoding uncharacterized protein isoform X1; translation: MATKHEEGPPPFKRNRGDEHNKSNLGREIDERIFTYLSDLVPFSTARFGILQLGPLCNASMSCAFSEANCHVKTVLNENNLALILEFNQLFSKGIQLLRDVKENKRDLEEHELAALGILDDFFKEKGQHEESLIKILQGHLGDGDVTETEKLMALAEHLLGKLSPGKSYIIDSGVERKGKCGCGFDHCNSDLVFGSTGLGHEEVWHGSIDIILLSNGGIPETAASYFNDSQGLVAVASHKYDCEYKTDEEYSERRTSERKPSLSCAESRAIAQTIVFSFCQRKKHPHFSNFLIPNIFISPKDFRIIMYDSVNDILICSAPLPIFQPHPSKSLQIASIIILWMVLHHRMFCGEIDTSSIMGTVNEMKEIQSNFKDRAKEKFNIYINALTFGVNEFPLVPRESFPSYELLGFGVHLIPQTKS